Proteins found in one Planococcus citri chromosome 2, ihPlaCitr1.1, whole genome shotgun sequence genomic segment:
- the LOC135836196 gene encoding ras-related protein Rab-30-like, with protein MEDYKFLFKVVLVGNAGVGKTCLVRRFTQGLFPPGQGATIGVDFMIKTIDIDNEKIKLQIWDTAGQERFRSITQSYYRSAHALILVYDISCQPTFDCLPDWLREIEEYANSKVLRVLVGNKLDIEDREIPTEVGEQFAQRHNMYYLETSAKEAENVEKLFIQIAAELMEQARCKELPRYDNGSESIDPKATTIRTNPCCSN; from the exons ATGGAAGATTATAAATTCCTTTTCAAAGTAGTTCTCGTAGGAAATGCTGGTGTAGGAAAAACATGTCTAGTTCGCAGATTCACACAG GGTTTATTTCCACCAGGTCAAGGTGCCACGATTGGCGTTGATTTTATGATTAAAACCATAGATATCgataacgaaaaaattaaa TTACAAATTTGGGACACTGCTGGTCAAGAAAGATTTCGTTCCATAACTCAGAGTTATTATCGTTCAGCTCATGCCTTAATATTAGTCTATGATATAAGTTGTCAGCCAACTTTCGACTGCTTGCCAGATTGGCTTCGAGAAATCGAAGAATATGCTAACAGCAAAGTGCTTCGTGTTCTTGTTG GTAACAAGCTCGACATCGAAGATCGTGAAATCCCTACCGAAGTTGGAGAACAATTTGCTCAAAGGCATAACATGTATTATCTAGAAACATCAGCTAAAGAAGCAGAAAACGTGGAAAAACTTTTTATACAAATTGCTGCCGAATTAATGGAG CAAGCTCGTTGTAAAGAATTGCCTAGGTACGATAATGGTAGCGAATCTATCGATCCTAAAGCTACAACTATACGAACGAATCCGTGCTGTAGTAACTGA
- the LOC135836197 gene encoding uncharacterized protein LOC135836197 isoform X2 → MCRTNEVSSVPRASAGVSYHEFLINEASYKFWAIFQLVTVAVLLYSTFAAIYYARYNYLMNLENGDYDDLLFARSLSNIYLPRLDVQTFQRIVEAVFRPNDQPDRG, encoded by the exons atgtg cagaACAAATGAGGTGAGCAGTGTACCCAGAGCATCAGCTGGAGTCAGTTACCacgaatttttaataaacgaAGCATCGTACAAATTTTGGGCCATTTTTCAA TTAGTAACAGTGGCTGTATTACTGTATTCGACATTCGCTGCCATTTATTACGCTAGATATAATTATCTGATGAATCTAGAGAATGGCGATTACGATGATCTTCTTTTCGCCAGATCTTTATCGAACATTTACTTGCCAAGATTAGACGTTCAAACGTTTCAGCGAATCGTTGAGGCAGTTTTCAGGCCGAATGATCAACCCGATCGAGGTTAG
- the LOC135836195 gene encoding uncharacterized protein LOC135836195: MNFCHFTILIIISNLTIGRCRTVTYNNVGYDNHKIQNNQTRKLNEYQSNLQNQDNVGKSLRNSIKMLQLNNLDNKTHIRDPSQLLKYLNRYQIRKKNSPYTLAIFKDEKSKNKFPSHTLALIKPYAEASKEKYPSHTLAIFGSNPDSNHVQLTKPFKLNLTGDQFILPEIEEDTREGEVFLNNAVVQDLLANSETNDNTYQVDESLKQEYYTINENEIYSFPSNDSSYFPESYQFDDQHDDNFTGYPESHQLTSSTTTEQSDHFNGYFYHAPTYLPPVENGVILQEFSNNNFISNDTEVVKVKQQDLFAHYYIGYKFWYAFVVFAIYHTIMMGYFYLVTLVKHYSKFPAALHAAIANS; this comes from the exons atgaatttctgtcattttacaattttaatcaTAATTAGCAATTTGACAATTGGCCGATGTAGAACTGTGACGTACAATAATGTAGGTTATGACaaccataaaattcaaaataatcaaacacg gAAATTAAACGAATACCAATCTAACCTACAAAATCAAGATAACGTCGGGAAATCACTTCGAAACTCGATCAAGATGCTGCAGTTGAACAACTTAGATAATAAAACCCACATTCGAGATCCCAGTCAATTGCTAAAGTATTTGAATCGTTATCAAATTCGTAAGAAAAACTCGCCATACACGTTGGCtatttttaaagatgaaaaatcaaagaataaaTTCCCCAGTCATACGTTAGCCTTGATTAAACCATATGCCGAAGCATCGAAGGAAAAATATCCCAGTCATACTTTAGCGATATTTGGATCAAATCCTGATTCCAATCATGTCCAGCTAACCAAACCGTTTAAACTTAATTTAACCGGAGATCAGTTTATTTTACCGGAAATTGAAGAAGATACCAGAGAAGGTgaagtatttttgaacaatGCTGTTGTTCAAGACTTGCTGGCAAACAGTGAAACCAATGATAATACCTATCAAGTAGACGAATCGTTAAAACAAGAATATTATACCataaacgaaaatgaaatttattcatttccatCCAACGATTCGTCTTATTTTCCCGAGTCCTATCAATTTGACGATCAACACGATGATAATTTTACCGGGTACCCAGAATCGCACCAATTAACCTCCTCGACTACTACCGAACAATCGGATCATTTTAATGGATACTTTTATCACGCTCCTACGTATTTACCTCCTGTGGAAAATGGAGTCATTTTGCAAGAATTcagtaataataattttatcagTAATGATACCGAAGTGGTTAAAGTAAAACAACAAGATTTGTTCGCCCATTATTATATTGGATATAAATTCTGGTACGCTTTCGTCGTGTTTGCCATTTACCATACGATAATGATGGGATATTTTTATCTGGTAACTTTGGTAAAACATTATTCTAAATTTCCTGCAGCTTTGCATGCTGCAATAGCAAATTCGTAA
- the LOC135836197 gene encoding uncharacterized protein LOC135836197 isoform X1, protein MLLRVVIFGLMFPLVHWKHTGAEDTSSIRTNEVSSVPRASAGVSYHEFLINEASYKFWAIFQLVTVAVLLYSTFAAIYYARYNYLMNLENGDYDDLLFARSLSNIYLPRLDVQTFQRIVEAVFRPNDQPDRG, encoded by the exons ATGCTTTTAAGAGTTGTAATATTCGGTTTGATGTTTCCGTTAGTGCATTGGAAACACACTGGTGCCGAAGACACCTCGTCAAT cagaACAAATGAGGTGAGCAGTGTACCCAGAGCATCAGCTGGAGTCAGTTACCacgaatttttaataaacgaAGCATCGTACAAATTTTGGGCCATTTTTCAA TTAGTAACAGTGGCTGTATTACTGTATTCGACATTCGCTGCCATTTATTACGCTAGATATAATTATCTGATGAATCTAGAGAATGGCGATTACGATGATCTTCTTTTCGCCAGATCTTTATCGAACATTTACTTGCCAAGATTAGACGTTCAAACGTTTCAGCGAATCGTTGAGGCAGTTTTCAGGCCGAATGATCAACCCGATCGAGGTTAG